A segment of the Eleutherodactylus coqui strain aEleCoq1 chromosome 6, aEleCoq1.hap1, whole genome shotgun sequence genome:
tattcaCGCATTAAAGGTCCCTATGGAAGTCAATAAGGGAGTGGGAAAATGCACACTCAATACGCAAAAACATAGCCAATGCGCTGCTCAGAATCACGAGGaacaaacacatctggacctcctaggaataaatagcctttaaatcagggtggggcgtGTAACTTACAAACATGAACTGGTTGGTCCTAAGTGTTCAAAAGAGTGCAGTTCTATTCTAAGTGCAgatgcaaatcaaccttgttcactgcacaaatacttGCACTGAAGCAAAAGAATTtgcacatatgctcatgtgaagccaaccttaCGCACAGTAAGAACCCAAGGAAATCAATGGATATgcataaatacacacaaaatacaTAGGAAACCTGCATAAATGCTGAGTATCTATGCACAAAATCAATGGGATTGCATGCGTTTTTTTAACGAAGTGTAAGTACAATGCATAATTACGCGCAAAAGACTGCCAATTGTTAGGTatagcagacagatctgtggctctGCCTTGTCTATTATCTGATTTTGCatttattttgctccagcatctTCAGAGTTAAGAGTTTCTCACTACTCCACTCAGCTggaggctgtttgccaatcacCCCACTATATAGTTTCCCCACATCTGCTGCCCAGTGCCTCAGGGTTGTTGTGATGCTATGACTGCTCATGGCTGCTTCTCGTGCAGTATCTCTGTGACAACTTTTCTCAAGTTTGCTGTAGCTTTAACGCTACTGGTGCTGTATCCAGATCTTCTGTTCCTGTTCACATCCTCGGTTCCTGTTTCTGCTTGGTACATTATGGTCTAGTTAGGGCTTTTACAGGGTTATTCAACGCCCAGATTCCAGCTCGGGGCTGTTTTTGTCAGGACGATTGCTCCACTTCTGTTAGGCAGGGACTTCACTATCCCACACTAGCTCAGGGCTAGCTCAGTCTCAGTCTCCGCCTCATACCAAGCTACGCGCTAAGGAGTGAGCATCTGGTCTTTGGGTCAGCTGTCAGTCCCGCTGGGTGGTTTCCCTGCTCGGAGGGACGATACAGTGGATCCACACACAAATACATAGCAACAATAGACAGAAAAACACAACCCTATAGCATATTGCAGCCTGTGATTATGCTGCATATTGACAGACCAAGatacgcatatgcccatgtgaatgcacccaacGAGTGGTTATAGAAACATTAAAATTATGCTGTTTATGTTTATGCCATTGTCTACAGAGTTGTTAGAAATTTTTTTATACATGGAAAACATTTTACACTTTTCGTTATCTAGACTAATTTATGAAATTGCAAAGTCAAGTTAAAGGGAAGCTGTAATCATCtataaacaccataaactaagttatggcgcttGCAAGTTATGTGATAGGGAGTCCAGGCAGCTGTGTCACATACTCATCCGGTCCTCGGTATCTGATGAGAGATGAATAGTAGTGCGCACCTACAGCCTTctgaaaaaagtcacactgcctATGTGTGTGCTGACTTTGTGGGGAACATCATCGAAAATTATTTGGAAATTCCTGAAGAACAGTAGAAGTCCCAGAAGAATAGAGAGGGGCAAAAGTTGTCTATatgtttaaaaaagggaagaaggtagacACAGGAAACTAAAGACCTGCAGTAgatgtagtatatcttgactttagtaaagcatttgacaaagtatcttacacaatccttattgaaaaaatgaccaaatatggaattgacaagccAACTGTTAGGTTGCTTCACAACTGGATGAGTGATATACTAAAGAGTCAACATGActggctgcacatccaactggAAGGATGTCTCAAGTGGGCTACCACAAGGctcagtggtgttcaacatttttataaaagatCTAGATGAGTgaattgagggaaaactgaaCTAAATTTGCAGATggcacaaaactaggagggatagctaacactagagaagagaaagggttcgaaaagatctagacaagcttgaacagtgggtggtgactaacagaaagGTATTTAACTGGAAGAATTGCAAaattacatctcaggtagatatgcaaattattagagttgtggcatgttTAAATGAATGATCTTGCCATCTGGGCCTTAAAAGTGGCTCCATCCCACTaggctgttgggaggtgttggaaccagtggattcGTGAGGGCACATACACAAGGTGACCAGCTCAGAACCCCCTTTTCAGAAAACCAGTTGCAATGTTTCTGTGATAGTCCAAcaagtagctccaactgtttcattttcgaccatccagagacaggtggaaccatcattacaggcccctgtgtctgtcagaacaatTTTTAGATATTTGCCTGAAGGAAATTTGGTTCCATAGGATCCATTATGTGTAGTGCCTTTGACAACCACCCACCATTACTTCTATTTGCAGTGATATCAGGAAAGACGAAACTGGACTACTAGTGAGTGGAACTGAGTCAGCTATAGCGTCGTatccaggttcagtttgggcactgacgatagTTGTGTTCTTGTCTAGCaccctaggggtgagcacctcaaatCTGCCTTTACTGTGAAGCAGCATTCTTCCCCCACTTCTGGTGTGATGACTTGGGGGCCATGGCATATGACAGTCACCCCTAGTAATAAGAGAGATAATGACAACTCAGAAATATgcttaggacatcctgcagccacatgtgttgcctcttacaggAGGAATTTTCCAGTAGGAGAATGCTCGGTTGGACACAGCAAGAGTGTCACAGgagtgcctccacaacattgccaaccTCTGTGGCCTGCCAGGATCGCTAAAAGAATATgaatggaaccatctgggatgccaactttgacagcttatgagtttgcatgatctagaggctcagtaacagcaaatgtggatccaTATGCCAcatgataccatatggaaccagaatgtccacatcacatcttgcatccaagctagagtcagacagatagggtactagagcctgccttcaagtgttcagttttccacaataaattattcttttgctctaatattgtaatcatttatatcaaagttacaatcatacatataaagtttcattctattctgacaactccttctaggtacttgaattttttgacaataagtgtatatCAGATAAAATGTACAGTTCTAATTTATAACTTTAAAAGGCAGGAGGCCACTCAATTATTTTTTGATGCACAGAAATAACCGCTACTGTCATTGTCCTCTCCAGACAATAATTAACATTAATAAACACAATTATTTGTGCATGCTTGTCTCTATATAATGTACCAGTTTCATTTAAATGGATTTTATTCTCTCTGCATGCCAAGGCCAGAAAAATTTTATTGTCTAAATCAAAGAAGGTTGAACATCTACATTTTTCTCCATATAGAAAGCAATTAGCAAAGTTGTAAACTTTGGACAAATACCAGTTGACAGGCAAAATATGCATAGTCTTTCATGTCAGCCGTGGTAGTAACTCCGAAGTCTGAACTCTTAATCACATTATAAATGAAAGCCACATTAGATTTAACTTGTCCAAAGAGTTTCTATCTACAATCATCAGGATATTGGCATCATCAGGACATCAACATTATAAGGAAATCAACATGCGAGCGCATAATGCCTGACAATCTCCACAAAAATTCTGCTTTATTAATCTAACATTATTTTATGTACTTTTTcacctttctttttttacttaattATTGACTTTCTTCTAGTTAAAATACAGGTCCTCCTAAGTCAGACAAAGCTGCTGAAaactgtaaatcacttactatgtacaggacaggagcttcttcagtgTGCCAGAAAAATATAACAGAGCTGCCCTCACCTGGTGTCCAAAGAAGCCATTCGTCCTGGCACAGGTAAAGAGCAGTATAGGACTTGTAATACCGTAATATACTATAGAGAGGAGTGACTAAATAGTCAGTCATTGTATGGATTTCAGTAGTAGAAtggttttaccagtgaaatgccTATGTTGATTGTCTGGATTTTCTGCCTGACATTGTATGCTGGATCTGGTTTCAAGTAAGAAAGTTCTAAAAAAAGACCACTGCTTGTTGAAAATGTTGCATACTGGATCTATTGTATCTTGAGGGACCTCTTACTGTCACAGAACCTGGGCTTTAATTAGTGGTATGGCTGAAGGAAACCGTACAACCATGGAATTTATTTTTATATCATTTTCCAATGTTCCGGAATTGCAGTATTTCCTATTTACTTTATTTCTTTGTATCTATTGTATATCTGTAGCCGCACATATGTTTCTAATTGTCGTCTATAACCTCAGTTCAAACCTTCATACtcctatgtatttttttcttgccAACTTCTCATTTTTAGAAGAATGTTACATCTCAACGATTACACCCAGCATGTTAAAAAATCTCCTATCAAATCATAAAAGCATCACTTTCTATGGCTGTGCCGTGCAAATGTACTGTTTTTTGTTATTCGCATCTACAGAATGCTACTTGCTGGCAGCCATGGCTTATGACCGATATAACGCCATATGTCATCCATTATTATATAACGTGATTATGAGTAGAAATGCTTGTATTAAGCTTATAGTGAGCTCATGGCTCATTGGTTTGATGGTTGCCATAATACAGACATTTCTTACATTCTCCTTACTTTTTTGCGGACCCAATAAAATCAACCATTTTTACTGTGACATTCAACCTATAATGGCGTTGGCATGTACTGACACACAGTTTAATGAAATTGTCACTTTTATAATTGTCCTACCACTGGTTGTAGGTGCTTTCCTATTAACAATTGTTTCATATACACAGATCATTTGGACAATTATAAAGTACCATTCCGCAGCAGGAGTTAagaaagccttctccacctgcacCTCTCACCTCATAGTGGTGACTATATTTTATGGACCCGCTAGTATAATGTATTTGAGGCCTAAGTCAACTTATGGTACAGATATGGACAAGTTTATATCACTCATGTATACTGTTATTGCACCATTGTTAAATCCCTTTATTTACAGTTTAAGAAATAATGATGTGAAATATGCTGTAAGAAAAATGATGCACAACATAAAAATAGGTTAGCcataaaatattatatatttttttctcgttTCACACCATTCACAGTGTATAATCATTTGAAAGTGTGCTTCCCTTCACAACCACAATTATGTTGATGTGTAAATGCTGCTGCATACATTTTCATACTTGACCTCATGGTGATTctacttcaataaaaaaaaatataaaaatgccaATAGTCCTGGCTAAAGGTTTCCTGAAGGTCTGATTCCCACTTCAATTGAAAAA
Coding sequences within it:
- the LOC136633553 gene encoding olfactory receptor 5A2-like, whose translation is MAEGNRTTMEFIFISFSNVPELQYFLFTLFLCIYCISVAAHMFLIVVYNLSSNLHTPMYFFLANFSFLEECYISTITPSMLKNLLSNHKSITFYGCAVQMYCFLLFASTECYLLAAMAYDRYNAICHPLLYNVIMSRNACIKLIVSSWLIGLMVAIIQTFLTFSLLFCGPNKINHFYCDIQPIMALACTDTQFNEIVTFIIVLPLVVGAFLLTIVSYTQIIWTIIKYHSAAGVKKAFSTCTSHLIVVTIFYGPASIMYLRPKSTYGTDMDKFISLMYTVIAPLLNPFIYSLRNNDVKYAVRKMMHNIKIG